In Leclercia pneumoniae, the genomic window TCCAGCTGGCGCAGAATAAACATCGCCGCCTGATAGTTTTTCGCCGCCAGCATTTTATCCAGCAGTTCTTTCGGCAGCGGTTCGCCGGTCTCATAATGGCCGGAGATAAACGCCAGCGCGTCCGGCTCCCAGCACCAGTTTTCCATAAACTGGCTCGGCAGCTCGACCGCATCCCACGGCACACCGCTGATACCGGCGACACCCGCGGTTTCGATGCGGGTCAGCATGTGGTGCAGACCGTGACCGAACTCGTGGAACAGGGTGATCACTTCATCGTGGGTAAAGAGCGCCGGTTTGCCGCTCACCGGACGGTTGAAGTTACAGGTCAGGTAGGCAACCGGCTTCTGCAGAGTACCGTCCGCTTTACGCATCTGGCCCACGCAGTCATCCATCCACGCCCCGCCGCGCTTGTTTTCACGCGCATAGAGATCGAGGTAGAAGCTGCCGCGCAATTCATTTTTCTCGTCATACAGCTCGAAGAAACGCACATCCGGATGCCAGACGTCGATATCTTTGCGCTCTTTGGCGGTGATGCCGTAGATACGCTGCACCACTTCGAACAGGCCATTCACGGCTTTGTTTTCCGGGAAGTACGGGCGCAGCAGCTCATCGCTGATGCTGTAGAGGTGCTGTTTCTGTTTTTCGCTGTAGTAAGCAATGTCCCACGGCTGCAGTTCGTCCACGCCGAACTCCGCTTTCGCGAAGGCGCGCAGCTGGGCCAGCTCTTTCTCACCCTGCGGACGGGCGCGTTTGGCGAGATCGGTCAGGAAGTCCAGCACCTGCTGCGGGTTCTCCGCCATTTTGGTGGCGAGAGATTTGTCGGCATAGTTTTCAAAGCCCAGCAGCTGCGCCAGCTCGTGACGCAGGGCAAGGATTTCGGCCATCACCGGGCTGTTATCCCATTTACCGGCATTCGGCCCCTGATCGGACGCACGCGTGCTGTAGGCGCGGTACATCTCTTCACGCAGAGCCTGGTTGTCGCAGTAGGTCATCACTGGCAGGTAGCTCGGGATATCCAGCGTCAGCAGGAACCCTTCCTGCTCTTTCGCTTCGGCCTGGGCTTTTGCCGCGGCCAGCGCGCTTTCCGGCATCCCGGCCAGCTCCGCTTCGTCGGTAATCAGCTTCGTCCAGCCCATGGTGGCGTCGAGTACGTTGTTGCTGTACTGGTTACCCAGCTCGGACAGACGGGCGGCGATTTCGCCATAGCGTTGTTGTTTCTCTTTTGGCAGCCCGATACCGGACAGTTCAAAATCACGCAGGGCATTATCGACCGATTTTTTCTGGGCGGTATTCATGGCGGCGTAATGGTCGCCGTCGCGCAGGTCGCGGTAGGCTTTATACAGCCCCTCGTGCTGGCCGACCCAAGTGCTGTACTCGGAGAGCAGCGGCAGGGTTTGTTCATAGGCTTCGCGCAGTTCCGGGCTGTTTTTCACCGAGTTCAGGTGGCTCACCGGCGAGAAAATGCGCCCCAGCACGTCGTCCACCTCGGCCAGCGGCTGACACAGATTTTCCCAGGTGTACGGCCCGCCCTGCGCCACCACGCTCTCTACCGCTGCGCGGCAGTTGCCCAGCGCTTCGGTAACGGTAGGCACCACATGCTCAGGGAGAATTTTAGAAAATGGCGGCAGGGAAAAAGGCGTCAGTAATGGATTGGTCATAAACGCTGTCCTGTTAAATAGGGTAAGTGAAGCGCGCATCCGGCGCTGTGCATATGGGTCAGTAATGGGGGTAAGTGTAGAGGATTTCAATACCGGGCGTTGCGCTTTCGCGGCGGTGGCGACTTTTCTGTATACTGTGGCGATACGCTTTTTTTTACCTGATGGAACACCTTTACCCATGCTCAGTTATCGCCATAGCTTCCACGCGGGCAACCACGCCGACGTCCTTAAACACACTGTTCAGAGCTTGATCATTGAAGCGCTGAAAGAGAAAGATAAACCCTTTCTCTATCTGGACACCCATGCCGGCGCGGGCCGCTATCAACTGAGCGGCGAACATGCCGAGCGCACCGGTGAATATCTGGAAGGTATTGCCCGCATCTGGCAGCAGGACGACCTGCCTGCCGAGCTGGAGCCCTATATCGGCGTGGTTAATCATTTCAACCGCAACGGCCAGCTGCGCTACTACCCCGGTTCCCCGCTGATTGCCCGCCAGTTGCTGCGCGAGCAGGACAGCCTGCAGTTGACTGAGTTGCACCCGAGCGACTTCCCGCTGCTGCGTTCTGAATTCCAGAAAGACAACCGCGCCCGGGTAGATAAGGCTGATGGCTATCAGCAACTGAAGGCTAAACTGCCGCCGGTCTCCCGTCGCGGTCTGGTGCTGATCGACCCGCCGTACGAAATTAAAACCGATTATCAGGCGGTGGTAACCGGCATCAACGAAGGTTACAAACGCTTTGCCACCGGCACCTACGCCCTGTGGTATCCGGTGGTATTGCGCGCGCAAATCAAGCGCATGATCAAAGACCTCGAAGCGACCGGCATCCGCAAAATCCTGCAAATTGAGCTGGCCGTCCGTCCGGACAGCGATCAACGCGGTATGACTGCCTCCGGCATGATTGTCATTAACCCGCCGTGGAAGCTCGAAGCGCAGATGAATAACGTGCTGCCGTGGCTGCACAAAACCCTGGTGCCAGCGGGAACCGGCCACGCCACCGTCAGTTGGATCGTGCCGGAGTAATTGCAGGCATCGGTGGAAACTATTGATTTCAGGTATACAATCGCGCCAACCAGATATTAAGGATAAGACTCATGAGCAAGCATTATGACTACATCGCCATTGGCGGCGGCAGCGGCGGCATCGCCTCTATTAACCGTGCGGCCATGTATGGCCAGAAGTGTGCGCTGATTGAAGCCAAAGAGTTAGGCGGCACCTGCGTAAACGTGGGTTGTGTACCGAAGAAAGTGATGTGGCACGCGGCGCAGATCCGCGAAGCTATCCATATGTATGGCCCGGATTATGGCTTTGACACGACCCTTAACCACTTCGACTGGGATAAGTTGATCGCCAGCCGTACCGCTTACATCGACCGTATTCACACCTCGTACGATAACGTGCTGGGCAAGAACAACGTTGACGTGATCCGCGGTTTCGCCCGCTTTGTGGATGCAAAAACGATCGAAGTGAACGGCGAGACGATCACCGCCGATCATATCCTGATCGCCACCGGCGGTCGTCCGAGCCACCCGAACATTCCGGGCGTGGAGTACGGTATCGACTCTGACGGCTTCTTCGAACTGCCTGCTCTGCCTAAGCGCGTTGCCGTTGTCGGTGCGGGCTACATCGCCGTTGAGCTGGCTGGCGTAATTAACGGCCTGGGCGCAGAAGCGCACCTGTTCGTGCGTAAACATGCGCCGCTGCGCAGCTTCGACCCGCTGATCGTTGAGACCCTGGTCGAAGTGATGAACGCGGAAGGGCCAACCCTGCACACCAATGCCGTACCGAAAGCGGTAGTGAAAAATGCCGACGGTAGCCTGACGCTGGAGCTTGAAGATGGCCGTAGCCAGACCGTAGATTGCCTGATCTGGGCAATTGGTCGCGAACCCGCCAATGACAACTTCAACCTGGCGGTAACCGGCGTTAAAACTGATGAAAAAGGTTACATCGTTGTCGACAAATTCCAGAACACCAGCGTATCGGGCATCTACGCCGTTGGCGATAACACCGGCGCGGTTGAGCTGACGCCGGTTGCCGTTGCGGCGGGCCGTCGCCTCTCCGAGCGTCTGTTTAACAACAAGCCGGACGAGCATCTGGATTACAGCAATATCCCGACCGTGGTCTTCAGCCATCCGCCTATCGGCACCGTTGGCTTAACCGAGCCGCAGGCGCGCGAGCAGTATGGTAACGAGCAGGTCAAAGTCTACAAATCGTCGTTTACTGCCATGTACACGGCGGTCACCTCTCATCGCCAGCCTTGCCGTATGAAGCTGGTTTGTGTTGGTCCGGAAGAGAAAATCGTCGGCATTCACGGTATTGGCTTCGGCATGGACGAGATCCTGCAGGGCTTCGCGGTGGCGCTGAAGATGGGCGCAACCAAGAAAGACTTTGATAACACCGTTGCGATTCACCCGACGGCGGCGGAAGAGTTCGTTACCATGCGCTGATTGTTTGCGCAGGAGAGTGCTTTACCAAAACTGGCCGCGCAACGGCCAGTTTTTTTTTTGGCGTGATGAAATAAAAGACAACGCATCATCCTTGTGGGCTGCCACAGGGGATGGGGAGATCACGCCCCCTCCTTCGCCCCGTCTTCTCCACCTGCTGCCAGGTTGCTAACAGCGTTAATCCACTTTCCCTGCGGGTAAAGCGGGTGACGTTAGCGGCAAAGGCACGCCTCATGGACTTATGTACAAACGGTAACAAAATAGCCCGTTGTCGGCCAGGGAGTTGGCTAATCTTAAAAGGCGCTAAGCCGTGCCCTTCAGAAAATAATTTAAGACTGAGTAGAGAACATGCATCTGAAAATTACCGCGACGTTTATGTCGAAGATACACCTCGTCCTGGCCCTCGCCTGGACCATACTGACGATACCTACCCTGCTGTGGTGGAAAAACAGCATCCTGTGGGTGTCACTAATGAGTATCTACGCGATTGTGATTTCGCATCTCGCCGCGTACAGTGCCGCACATGCAGAAAAAGCAGCCAGTAAGGCGCTGGGCGAGAGCGCTAACGCGAACCAGAAAGCCAGTCACACCGCAGCCACGGTTCATGAGAATGCGCGACAACGAATGCTCTGATTTTTCATTCCCCGCTTAACGTCCTTAAAATACCTTTTAACGTTGTAAATTCATTGGGTTAATGTGTTTTTTGCGCGTCGTTAGCGGGGATGAAAGCGTGATCAACCGCACACTTCGCACCGCATTCACCGAAGCGAATGTCTACGCTTAAAAGACGACCGGGAAAAACCCGTATTTGTTACGACAAAACCGGAGGTCCACACCACCATGTTCAACCAGAAATTACAGGCAGCAGAGGTTATCGAGTTCGAGATTGCGGAAGAGATTCGCTACGAAACCGATCCCTGCGAGTTAAAACTGGATGAGATGATTGAGGCGGAGCCGGAACCGGAAATGATCGAGGGGTTGCCCGCATCTGATGCGCTGACCCCGGCCGATCGTTACCTTGAATTGTTTGAGCACGTTCAGTCGACGCGACTCTTTGCAGACAGCAAAACGTTCCCCGACTGCGCGCCAAAGATGGATCCGCTGGATATCCTTATCCGCTACCGTAAAGTCAGACGCCACCGGGACTTTAACTTGCGCCAGTTTGTGGAGAACCACTTCTGGCTGCCGGAAGACTACAGCAAAGAGTACATCTCTGACCCTGGTCTGTCCCTGAAAGAGCACATTGATAACCTGTGGCCGGTGCTGACGCGCGAGCCGCAGGATCATATCCCGTGGTCATCACTGCTGGTATTGCCGCAGGCCTATATCGTGCCCGGCGGCCGTTTCAGCGAAACCTACTACTGGGACTCCTATTTCTCCATGCTGGGGCTGGCCGAGAGCGGCCGCAACGATCTGCTGAAATGTATGGCGGATAACTTTGCGTGGTTGATTGAGCGCTACGGTCACATTCCGAACGGCAACCGTACCTACTACTTGAGCCGCTCCCAGCCGCCCGTCTTCGCCCTGATGGTCGAGCTGTTCGAAGAGGATGGCGTACGCGGCGCGAAGCGCTATCTGGACCATCTGAAGATGGAATACGCATTCTGGATGGACGGCGCCGAGTCGCTGCTGCTCAACCAGGCTTATCGTAGCGCAGTGCGTATGCCGGACGGCTCTCTGCTCAACCGCTACTGGGATGACCGTGACACTCCGCGCGATGAATCCTGGATCGAAGACGTGGAAACGGCCCGCCACTCTGGCCGTCCGCCGAACGAAGTTTATCGCGACTTGCGCGCCGGGGCGGCTTCGGGCTGGGACTACTCCTCCCGCTGGCTGCGCGATCCGTCACGGCTGGCGAGCATCCGCACGACGCAGTTTATCCCTATCGACCTGAACGCGTTCCTCTTCAAGCTGGAGAGCGCCATCGCCAACATTTCGGCGTCGAAAGGGGATAAAGAGACCGCAGAGATTTTCCATCAGAAGGCGAGCGATCGTCGCGCGGCGGTGAACCGTTATCTGTGGGATGAAGAGACGGGCTGCTATCGTGACTACGACTGGCGACGCGAGGAAATGGCCCTGTTCTCTGCAGCCAGCATCGTGCCGCTGTACGTAGGAATGTCGACGCATGAGCAGGCCGAACGTTTGTCCGATGCCGTAAAAGCGCGTCTGCTGACGCCAGGCGGCATCATGGCCACGGAGTATGAGACCGGCGAACAGTGGGATAAACCCAACGGCTGGGCCCCGCTGCAATGGATGGCGATCCAGGGGTTCAAACAGTATGGCAACGACTCGCTCGGCGATGAAATTGCCTGGAGCTGGCTGCAAACGGTGAACCACTATTACAAGGAGCACCACAAGCTGATCGAGAAGTACCACATCGCCAGCAGTACGCCTCGTGAAGGTGGCGGGGGGGAGTACCCGCTGCAGGATGGCTTTGGCTGGACAAACGGCGTGATTCGTCGCCTGATTGGGCTATATGGGGAGCC contains:
- the prlC gene encoding oligopeptidase A, with translation MTNPLLTPFSLPPFSKILPEHVVPTVTEALGNCRAAVESVVAQGGPYTWENLCQPLAEVDDVLGRIFSPVSHLNSVKNSPELREAYEQTLPLLSEYSTWVGQHEGLYKAYRDLRDGDHYAAMNTAQKKSVDNALRDFELSGIGLPKEKQQRYGEIAARLSELGNQYSNNVLDATMGWTKLITDEAELAGMPESALAAAKAQAEAKEQEGFLLTLDIPSYLPVMTYCDNQALREEMYRAYSTRASDQGPNAGKWDNSPVMAEILALRHELAQLLGFENYADKSLATKMAENPQQVLDFLTDLAKRARPQGEKELAQLRAFAKAEFGVDELQPWDIAYYSEKQKQHLYSISDELLRPYFPENKAVNGLFEVVQRIYGITAKERKDIDVWHPDVRFFELYDEKNELRGSFYLDLYARENKRGGAWMDDCVGQMRKADGTLQKPVAYLTCNFNRPVSGKPALFTHDEVITLFHEFGHGLHHMLTRIETAGVAGISGVPWDAVELPSQFMENWCWEPDALAFISGHYETGEPLPKELLDKMLAAKNYQAAMFILRQLEFGLFDFRLHAEFSPEQGAKILETLAEIKKQVAVIPGPTWGRFPHAFSHIFAGGYAAGYYSYLWADVLAADAYSRFEEEGIFNRETGQSFLDNILTRGGSEEPMELFKRFRGREPQLDAMLEHYGIKG
- a CDS encoding 23S rRNA (adenine(2030)-N(6))-methyltransferase RlmJ, giving the protein MLSYRHSFHAGNHADVLKHTVQSLIIEALKEKDKPFLYLDTHAGAGRYQLSGEHAERTGEYLEGIARIWQQDDLPAELEPYIGVVNHFNRNGQLRYYPGSPLIARQLLREQDSLQLTELHPSDFPLLRSEFQKDNRARVDKADGYQQLKAKLPPVSRRGLVLIDPPYEIKTDYQAVVTGINEGYKRFATGTYALWYPVVLRAQIKRMIKDLEATGIRKILQIELAVRPDSDQRGMTASGMIVINPPWKLEAQMNNVLPWLHKTLVPAGTGHATVSWIVPE
- a CDS encoding alpha,alpha-trehalase → MFNQKLQAAEVIEFEIAEEIRYETDPCELKLDEMIEAEPEPEMIEGLPASDALTPADRYLELFEHVQSTRLFADSKTFPDCAPKMDPLDILIRYRKVRRHRDFNLRQFVENHFWLPEDYSKEYISDPGLSLKEHIDNLWPVLTREPQDHIPWSSLLVLPQAYIVPGGRFSETYYWDSYFSMLGLAESGRNDLLKCMADNFAWLIERYGHIPNGNRTYYLSRSQPPVFALMVELFEEDGVRGAKRYLDHLKMEYAFWMDGAESLLLNQAYRSAVRMPDGSLLNRYWDDRDTPRDESWIEDVETARHSGRPPNEVYRDLRAGAASGWDYSSRWLRDPSRLASIRTTQFIPIDLNAFLFKLESAIANISASKGDKETAEIFHQKASDRRAAVNRYLWDEETGCYRDYDWRREEMALFSAASIVPLYVGMSTHEQAERLSDAVKARLLTPGGIMATEYETGEQWDKPNGWAPLQWMAIQGFKQYGNDSLGDEIAWSWLQTVNHYYKEHHKLIEKYHIASSTPREGGGGEYPLQDGFGWTNGVIRRLIGLYGEP
- the gorA gene encoding glutathione-disulfide reductase; the encoded protein is MSKHYDYIAIGGGSGGIASINRAAMYGQKCALIEAKELGGTCVNVGCVPKKVMWHAAQIREAIHMYGPDYGFDTTLNHFDWDKLIASRTAYIDRIHTSYDNVLGKNNVDVIRGFARFVDAKTIEVNGETITADHILIATGGRPSHPNIPGVEYGIDSDGFFELPALPKRVAVVGAGYIAVELAGVINGLGAEAHLFVRKHAPLRSFDPLIVETLVEVMNAEGPTLHTNAVPKAVVKNADGSLTLELEDGRSQTVDCLIWAIGREPANDNFNLAVTGVKTDEKGYIVVDKFQNTSVSGIYAVGDNTGAVELTPVAVAAGRRLSERLFNNKPDEHLDYSNIPTVVFSHPPIGTVGLTEPQAREQYGNEQVKVYKSSFTAMYTAVTSHRQPCRMKLVCVGPEEKIVGIHGIGFGMDEILQGFAVALKMGATKKDFDNTVAIHPTAAEEFVTMR